In Streptococcus parapneumoniae, the genomic stretch CAGCCATATTTCGGCGAAATTCTTTTTCCTTCATTTACAATTTCCTTCTTTCTGTCTATTATAGTCTAAAAAAAGACAAACGTCAATTGATAATGTTATAAAATGTAACATTATTTTTCTTTCTTCTCTAAAAAGAGTCGAATGCGGTCGATATCGTAATTTACGAGAATTGCGACAAAAACTCCCATAAAAGTTTCCGATACACGCGCAAATACGTACAAAATTGTTTCTCCACTCGGAATTGATAGGGTAATGATTAACATGGCTGCTACACCGCCAATAACACCTGCTTTGTTATTCATGGCTACATTTGTCATAATGGTTAACATGGTGCAGATTGGAACAACTACCAAGGTCACCCAAAAGGCTTCGTGGAAAAAGGTATTTAATAGGAAGAAGAGGAGGGCATAGAGGCCACCGATACTATTTCCTAGAATACGCGAAGTCCCAAAATGGACACTCTTATCAAAACTCTCCCTCAGACTAAAAACAGCTGTCAAAGCACCGATTTGAAGACCTTTCCAACCAAAAAAACCAAAAATCAAGAGAACTAGAAAAACAGCAATACCTGTTTTAAAGGTTCGCATACCAAGTTTGAACTGGGATTTATCGAATTTATATTTTTTAAAATAACTCATAATCTCAACTTTCTATTTCCATTTTATCATAAATTGGCTGATTTTATGAGCAATAGTTGAGAGGAAGCGTTTTTATTTTAAGCAAAAGAAAAGAGGAACCTTCATCCCTCTCTTCTTTGATTCATTTATGAAATCTTATTTTTCTGTCAAGGCTGCAAGTCCTGGAAGAACTTTACCTTCAAGAAGTTCCATTGATGCTCCACCACCAGTAGAGATCCATGAGAATTTGTCTGCACGACCAAGGTTAATCGCTGCGGCAGCTGAGTCACCACCACCGATGATTGATTTAACGCCTGGTTGTTTCACGATAGCGTCCATCACACCGATTGTACCAGCTTGGA encodes the following:
- a CDS encoding FUSC family protein, encoding MSYFKKYKFDKSQFKLGMRTFKTGIAVFLVLLIFGFFGWKGLQIGALTAVFSLRESFDKSVHFGTSRILGNSIGGLYALLFFLLNTFFHEAFWVTLVVVPICTMLTIMTNVAMNNKAGVIGGVAAMLIITLSIPSGETILYVFARVSETFMGVFVAILVNYDIDRIRLFLEKKEK